In the genome of Eriocheir sinensis breed Jianghai 21 unplaced genomic scaffold, ASM2467909v1 Scaffold638, whole genome shotgun sequence, the window GCAGCTCACACTGGTCCTTGTCCTGCGAGGCGAACTGCGGCAAGACAGAGACTGATATGTAGTTGATACGTCAATTATTTTGCCTTCTAGTACAAATATTTGCCTTCTATCTATAGTTCATAAACCTCAACAATATCCAAAGTATCTCGAGCGTGTATGTGTGATGAGCGCCAAGTGCATGTGGCACCAGAACTGTCACTGAACGCCAGCCTCACACAGCCTCACCTTCTCAAACATGGCCTCGATGATGTCCCTTCCATGACCTCGTccagactcctcctcttcctgccgtaGTGGCCGCCGCCGCACCACCCGCAACCGCCATaacagccgccgcagccgccccCACAGCCCCCGCACCCGCCGTGGTGGTGCCCGCCGTGGCGTCCGACCACGAACCCCTAAAATGTTCTTAATTAGCACTTCATCCAGTATCACCTGCTCGAGAGAGGGCATTATTAGTATCTGTAAACAGTTTCATCCAAGTCAAagaatttttttaatttttttcgccAAAGAAATTTACGTGTCGCGTCGCTCACCCCGATGAAGCCCAAAGCCACGGCGGCGAAGCGTCCTCGGCGGCAGCAGCCGTGTGGCGCCGCAGCCCCCTCCGTACCCGGCGGCTGCTCGACGCCCACGCCCAGcagcacgaccaccaccaccacccacacgccCGCCGGTGACGCCACGCCTAGCTTCATGgcttggggaggagaggaaaatctgAGGGTCGGTGTTTTCTCAGGGACTTGAATCAAGGCCATGCATGCTTGAATGCCCCTCTTTTATTGGTTGTGTCTTCGTTTTACTAGTCAAGATCTCTTGCGTTGCGAAACTTTTGAAGTTGCACAGGGTGTGGCAAATAAGAATGCACGCAGAGATTCATATATCAACcctcaaaatacacacacacacacacacacacacacacacacacacacacacacacacacacacacacagagagagagagagagagagagagagagagagagagagagagagagagagagagagagagagagagagagagagagagagagagagagagagagagagaaatttacatagaaaatcagaccacacagaccccatggtccagactaggtggtctgtccttaaacctaagtgattttacattaatcagatggctcctaaacgttgcttatctactctagttaatattaagttcaaggaagtgacggtcgagcttgtttttaaatgagtcaatcgtgttacactgagaccactgatggtgggagcttattccattctcgcactacaaccttggtgaagaaaaatttagtgcagtctgaatttacttgtctacatttgagttttatgccattgttcctcgttcgcaaagtgtcatcgatcataaacaattttgttctgtctacattcgtgaaaccattaagtatttcaaaacattcgatcagttttcctcggaggcgacgtttctcaagagagaacatgttaagggtggaaagcctttcttcgtaggatttgttgcgcaaggaagggataatttttgttgctcgacgctgaacacctagtttagcaatgtccattgcatggtggggagaccaaaccgtACCGCAGCATTCCAAGTGGGTCTTACCAACTACAGAGCGAGTATTACacttattcttaaataaaagttttttaATGGCTCAAcatctgttcgctttatttgctgcatcgatgcattgttgtgagaatttgaggtttgacgcgatttgaccccaagtcctgacgcattgaacgctttgagtttaacgccgcattgcaatcaaactttttattcgttccaacttgaaggacctggcacttgtctacgttaaagggcatctcccattcaTCCGACTAAGTTGAAATTTTTGTGCAAATCCTTCCAGGTTTTTGCCTGTCTTCGCCGTAgaaccgacgagagagagagagagagagagagagagagagagagagagagagagagagagagagagagagagagagagagagagagagagagagagagagagagagaaatttacatagaaaaaatcagaccacacagaccatgGTCcaattaggtggtctgtccttaaacctaagtgattttacattaatcagatggctcaaaATGCTGCTTTTTCACTCTAGCTATTATTAAGTCACAagcgacggtcgagcttgttttaaaggagtcaatcgtgttacactagaccactgatggtggagcttattccattctcgcactacaacgttggtgcagAAAATTTAAGTAGTTGAATTCATTTGCCCACATTTGAGCGAAAGCATTAAATTCTCGTTCGCAAAGCaagtcatcgatcataaacaattttattCTGtctattcgtgaaaccattacatttaaaacattcgatcagtttcggaggcgacgttttcaAGAGaggaacatgttaagggtggaagtTTTCTCTTCGTAGGATTGCTGGCATGAAGGGATAattttgctcgacgctgaacacctagtttcTGGCAAATGTCCGCATGGTGAGTTTTCACGCCGCGTATTTGCAATCgaactttattttttgttccaacttgaaggacctggcacttgtctgttAAAGGGCATTCCCATTTATCCGACTGTTGAaatttttgtgcaaatcctcttggagtgctttgcctgtcttcg includes:
- the LOC126993584 gene encoding uncharacterized protein LOC126993584 — protein: MALIQVPEKTPTLRFSSPPQAMKLGVASPAGVWVVVVVVLLGVGVEQPPGTEGAAAPHGCCRRGRFAAVALGFIGGFVVGRHGGHHHGGCGGCGGGCGGCYGGCGWCGGGHYGRKRRSLDEAMGKEKLEDLYGQIAAKDKDQCGLRLVCELAQKDQLDLTDSEVTILLPFWGREESDEQSFYGRYDKAVWHGQQEDPARSSSCAPTPPPSS